Proteins encoded in a region of the Vicia villosa cultivar HV-30 ecotype Madison, WI linkage group LG5, Vvil1.0, whole genome shotgun sequence genome:
- the LOC131604264 gene encoding uncharacterized protein LOC131604264, which produces MAGRGGRNDDAIVEALGMIAGVLGGNPGGVGIGADRGKPYGKGNPRAGDWKKPSGGDSSALVRCYNCGATGHKKSECKKEERKCFKCGKADHIASECGMKTVTCYNCGVYIVCFDGSQRKSGK; this is translated from the exons atggctggaagaggtggacgGAACGATGATGCGATCGttgaggctttgggcatgattgctggtgtgctgggaggaaatccTGGAGGAGttgggattggtgctgacag GGGTAAGCCTTATGGTAAGGGAAATCCTAGAGCTGGagattggaagaagcctagtgggggagattctagtgcCCTTGTTAGATGCTACAATTGTGGCGCTACTGGACATAAGAAGAGTGAGTGCAAGAAAGAGGAAAGGAAATGCTTCAAATGTGGTAAGGCGGATCATATTGCTTCTGAATGTGGAATGAAGaccgtgacttgctacaattgcggtgTTTATATTGTTTGCTTCGATGGAAGTCAAAGGAAAAGCGGTAAGTAG